The following are from one region of the Hydrogenophaga sp. BPS33 genome:
- a CDS encoding ABC transporter ATP-binding protein, protein MMIDARHIVHRYSGVLAVDGVSLTIEKGSFCALLGPNGAGKSTLAQILSGVLWPTSGSLLYEGVTSTKASARGRSLVRSGICLVPEGRRLFGQLTIEENLVLGGYGAGFGRSRIKARLDEVVEILPTRLRDGMRTRQAGMLSGGERQMLALARALMADPQMLLIDEPSMGLAPILIEKVYEVLTALNQQGVTVMVIEQQATHAIRFAQSIHVLERGKISYAGPADGAAVAEALRSGYVGTAID, encoded by the coding sequence ATGATGATCGACGCTCGCCACATCGTGCACCGCTACAGCGGCGTCTTGGCCGTGGACGGTGTGTCATTGACGATCGAAAAGGGTTCGTTCTGTGCGTTGTTGGGTCCCAACGGAGCGGGCAAGTCAACCTTGGCGCAAATTCTCAGCGGCGTGCTTTGGCCGACATCGGGCAGCCTGCTCTACGAGGGTGTTACGTCCACGAAAGCATCGGCACGGGGGCGAAGTCTGGTTCGCTCAGGCATCTGTTTGGTGCCTGAAGGCCGTCGCCTCTTTGGTCAGCTGACGATCGAAGAAAACCTGGTCCTCGGTGGCTATGGTGCGGGTTTTGGCCGCTCTCGCATCAAGGCGCGCCTCGATGAAGTGGTCGAGATTTTGCCCACGCGATTGCGCGACGGCATGCGCACGCGTCAGGCAGGCATGCTGAGCGGTGGCGAGCGGCAGATGCTCGCACTCGCCCGTGCCTTGATGGCCGATCCTCAAATGCTGTTGATCGACGAGCCATCGATGGGACTCGCACCGATTCTCATCGAGAAGGTCTATGAGGTCCTGACGGCACTGAACCAGCAGGGCGTGACAGTCATGGTCATAGAGCAGCAGGCCACCCACGCCATTCGTTTTGCCCAGTCCATTCACGTGCTGGAGAGAGGAAAGATCTCGTACGCCGGTCCAGCAGATGGCGCCGCAGTCGCTGAGGCGCTGCGTTCGGGATACGTCGGCACCGCCATCGATTGA
- a CDS encoding branched-chain amino acid ABC transporter ATP-binding protein/permease — protein MATGLTDYGRILVATVGFNAIAVLAISILAGTAGIWSLGHTAFIALGAYFCANLAAMNVPVEVIVPVVAVLAAAVGYLLGLSAGRFSILYFGLLTMAVALTGLEVVGRLMAFTGGDQGMPMGPMHSWLLGRSIGSSDALWLTLALAVIVFIASDVVIKGAIGRRWRAVKSHRMASTSLGLVPARENALAFSFSAAIAAIAGVAGAVTIGYLEPETYNLDHGVMLIAATVIGGISSFLGAVVGAGFVVFVPEFARGLRDASAFALGLGMIIVLLFLPRGIVPSLLQLLTGKSKSPQAQGGSSNGADHARHVDEATSRRIAALAAELMPRSSSALAIDGLCVEFGGLKALQDVSLRVEPGSAVGLIGPNGAGKTTLLNALSGYVLPSSCRAMKLGTEELTAHPAHRRLQLGFGRTFQHAELFGELTIREMVLLAATMRKRASSTDVSPVEASVLTERILGELGLLDVAEQFPEALPFGIQKVADIGRILAMGPSVVALDEPFSGLDGDETRELRAILRGMKSAGVSILIIDHAVQEVLSISDHVVVLDFGQVIATGSPREIQSHPEVQRAYFGSAPLVTAAVESTTYEVQSA, from the coding sequence ATGGCGACGGGCCTCACGGACTACGGACGCATTCTGGTGGCCACCGTGGGTTTCAATGCCATCGCGGTGCTCGCCATTTCGATCCTGGCGGGCACGGCGGGCATATGGTCCTTGGGGCACACCGCCTTCATCGCGCTTGGCGCCTACTTCTGCGCCAACCTCGCGGCGATGAACGTGCCGGTGGAAGTCATCGTGCCAGTGGTCGCCGTTCTCGCCGCCGCCGTGGGCTATTTGCTTGGACTGAGCGCGGGACGGTTTTCGATTCTCTATTTCGGCCTGTTGACGATGGCCGTCGCACTCACGGGGTTGGAGGTGGTGGGGCGTCTCATGGCATTCACAGGGGGCGACCAAGGTATGCCCATGGGTCCCATGCACTCCTGGCTCCTAGGTCGTTCGATCGGGAGTTCGGATGCCCTTTGGTTGACGCTCGCGCTGGCGGTCATCGTATTCATCGCTTCTGACGTGGTCATCAAGGGCGCCATTGGCCGCCGTTGGCGGGCCGTCAAGAGCCATCGCATGGCCTCCACATCGCTGGGTCTGGTGCCGGCTCGAGAGAACGCTCTGGCCTTTTCTTTCAGTGCGGCCATTGCGGCGATTGCTGGCGTGGCGGGTGCCGTCACCATTGGGTACCTTGAGCCTGAGACCTACAACCTCGACCATGGCGTGATGCTGATCGCGGCCACCGTCATTGGCGGGATCTCAAGTTTCCTCGGAGCGGTCGTCGGGGCAGGCTTCGTGGTCTTCGTTCCCGAGTTCGCCCGCGGTCTGCGAGATGCATCCGCCTTTGCACTGGGACTGGGCATGATCATCGTGTTGCTCTTTCTGCCGCGTGGCATTGTGCCCAGCTTGTTGCAACTGCTCACGGGAAAGTCGAAGTCCCCCCAGGCGCAGGGCGGCAGTTCAAACGGTGCAGATCACGCACGCCATGTGGACGAAGCCACATCGCGGCGCATCGCAGCACTGGCCGCTGAACTGATGCCCAGATCGTCCAGCGCACTCGCCATTGACGGACTCTGTGTGGAATTCGGCGGTCTCAAGGCGCTGCAGGACGTGTCGCTTCGCGTTGAACCTGGCTCTGCGGTTGGACTCATCGGACCCAATGGCGCAGGCAAGACAACGCTCTTGAACGCATTGAGCGGGTACGTGTTGCCGAGCAGCTGCCGAGCCATGAAGCTGGGCACCGAGGAGCTCACCGCACATCCCGCGCACCGGCGTTTGCAACTGGGATTCGGACGCACGTTTCAACATGCCGAGCTGTTTGGCGAACTGACCATACGTGAAATGGTCCTGCTCGCCGCGACCATGAGAAAGCGCGCGTCAAGCACCGATGTGTCGCCGGTGGAAGCCTCTGTTTTGACCGAGCGCATTCTTGGAGAACTGGGGCTTCTCGACGTGGCGGAACAGTTTCCGGAGGCACTGCCCTTCGGTATTCAGAAAGTGGCCGACATCGGTCGCATTCTTGCGATGGGGCCATCGGTCGTGGCGTTGGATGAACCGTTCTCTGGTCTGGATGGAGACGAGACACGCGAGCTTCGAGCCATCTTGCGCGGCATGAAATCCGCGGGTGTATCCATCCTGATCATCGATCACGCGGTGCAAGAAGTTCTGAGCATTTCGGACCATGTGGTGGTACTGGATTTCGGTCAAGTCATCGCCACAGGCAGCCCGCGCGAGATCCAAAGCCATCCGGAGGTGCAGCGCGCGTATTTTGGATCCGCCCCACTGGTGACAGCAGCTGTCGAATCAACGACTTATGAGGTGCAGAGTGCCTGA
- a CDS encoding cupin domain-containing protein encodes MKFVVASKESAPFKEGRRKFFKYRDLGVTAASNGSMRADVQFATQGMSKPTGWHYHECEQQLVYVLQGWIELQFEDGTTQKIEEGGSLFIPPGFRHNEIHTSDFFEIIEVSVPAAIGTVPCDPPPGWDGDTFHPEVAAAARNPTA; translated from the coding sequence ATGAAATTCGTGGTGGCCAGCAAAGAATCGGCGCCCTTCAAAGAGGGCCGCCGCAAATTCTTCAAATACCGCGATCTGGGTGTGACTGCCGCGAGCAACGGCAGCATGCGCGCCGATGTGCAATTCGCGACCCAAGGCATGTCCAAGCCCACGGGCTGGCACTACCACGAGTGCGAGCAGCAGTTGGTCTATGTGTTGCAAGGGTGGATCGAGCTGCAGTTTGAAGACGGCACCACCCAGAAGATCGAGGAAGGCGGCTCGCTTTTCATCCCACCCGGCTTTCGCCACAACGAGATTCATACATCCGACTTCTTCGAAATCATTGAGGTGTCGGTGCCGGCAGCCATCGGCACAGTTCCGTGTGACCCACCGCCCGGTTGGGACGGTGACACATTCCATCCCGAAGTCGCCGCCGCGGCGCGGAATCCGACGGCCTGA